A genome region from Paradevosia shaoguanensis includes the following:
- a CDS encoding diacylglycerol/lipid kinase family protein → MHFVAVLNKNGGTFRTTDMAAFRQEAIAVFARHGHTIDCRVVAGGEVTEALEVAADEEGVDVLLAGGGDGTISTAAEVAFRTGKPLAVLPAGTMNLFARTLGIPLALSDALETLASGQFGRADIATANGRPFVHQFGVGVHARLVRIRDGLTYHSRIGKMLASVRAVGATILRPPRFVAEVQTSHGLEKWEASGIEISNNPVGDWHIPYADTHDRGVLGVYVAKPMSEWALAKLMVAVLFGHWRTHPDVSEQEVREVVLTFPRRKRSAQAVIDGELIPLEPRVELKIHPAALTVVVPVGSLERSGALVDGGLPQ, encoded by the coding sequence GTGCATTTCGTCGCCGTCCTCAACAAGAATGGCGGAACCTTCCGCACCACCGACATGGCCGCCTTCCGCCAGGAAGCCATCGCCGTTTTCGCCCGGCACGGCCACACCATCGATTGCCGCGTGGTGGCCGGCGGCGAAGTCACCGAGGCGCTCGAAGTCGCAGCCGACGAGGAGGGCGTCGATGTGCTGCTCGCCGGAGGTGGGGACGGCACCATCTCGACCGCCGCCGAAGTCGCCTTCCGCACCGGCAAGCCGCTCGCGGTGCTGCCCGCAGGCACCATGAACCTTTTCGCCCGCACGCTCGGCATTCCGCTCGCGCTGTCCGATGCCCTCGAAACCCTGGCCAGCGGCCAGTTCGGGCGCGCCGATATCGCCACCGCCAATGGCCGGCCCTTCGTCCACCAGTTCGGCGTCGGCGTTCATGCCCGGCTCGTGCGTATCCGCGACGGGCTCACCTATCACAGCCGTATCGGCAAGATGCTGGCCAGCGTGCGCGCCGTCGGCGCCACGATCCTGCGCCCGCCGCGTTTCGTCGCCGAGGTGCAGACCTCGCACGGCCTCGAAAAGTGGGAGGCCTCGGGCATCGAGATTTCCAACAATCCGGTCGGGGACTGGCACATTCCCTATGCCGATACCCATGATCGCGGCGTGCTGGGCGTCTATGTCGCCAAGCCGATGTCCGAATGGGCGCTAGCCAAGCTCATGGTCGCCGTGCTCTTCGGCCATTGGCGCACCCACCCGGACGTTTCCGAGCAGGAAGTACGCGAGGTCGTGCTGACCTTTCCCAGGCGCAAGCGCTCGGCGCAGGCCGTCATCGATGGCGAACTCATTCCGCTCGAGCCCAGGGTCGAGCTCAAGATCCATCCGGCGGCGCTGACCGTGGTCGTGCCCGTCGGCTCGCTAGAGCGAAGCGGGGCCCTGGTCGATGGCGGCCTCCCCCAATGA
- a CDS encoding sensor histidine kinase produces MTTAIRSLPGSVRQAVENENRRTALAALSVLETENDSDLDRLTRLAAGALGEAQAFLGIVGPEGQQIRAAHGLDVSTWTHAAGLTFSAHAIAEPGASLVVPDAVRDQRFASDPIVLDLPCVRSFVAVPVLVRGQRVGALCVLSPRLGLAPGEAQLSQLGDIAALIGSCFELKHEARVSARTAAALTREEWRHALTLEAGQVGSWVWDLRSDEVVINDIMRAMFGLEGERHVTGQAFLDKIHPDDREMVDVSIQGAFEEGQDYHAEFRVLGTGRWIVGRGRVYQRDGAGKPLVMMGIHLDVTDTREAAEHQRLLLLELNHRVKNTLAMIQSLARQTLRQSPDPKAFIDAFSGRLRALSDSHAVLSDRDWEGVALADLVQMQVGEQFDFGERFRISGPDISLPPDHALGLGIILNELVSNAIRFGALSVPGGHVAVEWALRPGRPRRVDLTWRESGGPQIAGPVEYGLGARLIERSLAKVLDSTVDLRFPPEGAQARISFPLPD; encoded by the coding sequence GTGACAACTGCCATCCGGTCGCTGCCTGGATCGGTCCGGCAGGCCGTCGAAAACGAAAACCGCCGCACTGCGCTCGCGGCGCTTTCGGTGTTGGAAACCGAAAACGATTCCGATCTCGATCGGTTGACCCGCCTCGCCGCCGGTGCGCTGGGCGAGGCTCAGGCATTTCTCGGCATTGTCGGCCCCGAGGGCCAGCAGATCCGCGCCGCCCATGGCCTTGACGTCTCCACCTGGACGCACGCCGCTGGCCTCACCTTTTCCGCCCACGCCATTGCCGAGCCGGGCGCGTCACTCGTCGTTCCGGATGCCGTACGCGACCAACGCTTCGCCTCCGACCCCATCGTCCTCGATCTTCCCTGCGTCCGTTCCTTCGTTGCCGTGCCCGTTCTCGTCCGTGGCCAGCGCGTCGGCGCGCTCTGCGTGCTCTCGCCCCGGCTCGGCCTTGCGCCCGGCGAAGCCCAGCTCAGTCAGCTCGGCGACATAGCCGCGCTCATCGGCTCCTGCTTCGAGCTCAAGCACGAGGCCCGCGTCAGCGCCCGTACGGCTGCCGCGCTTACCCGCGAGGAATGGCGCCACGCTCTCACGCTCGAAGCCGGGCAGGTCGGTAGCTGGGTCTGGGACCTGCGCAGCGACGAGGTCGTCATCAACGATATCATGCGCGCCATGTTCGGGCTCGAAGGCGAGCGGCATGTCACCGGCCAGGCCTTTCTCGACAAGATTCATCCCGACGATCGCGAGATGGTCGATGTCTCCATCCAGGGCGCGTTCGAGGAGGGGCAGGATTATCACGCCGAATTCCGTGTGCTGGGCACCGGGCGGTGGATCGTCGGCCGGGGCAGGGTCTATCAACGCGATGGCGCCGGTAAGCCGCTGGTGATGATGGGCATCCATCTTGACGTCACCGATACCCGCGAGGCCGCCGAGCACCAGCGCCTGCTGCTGCTCGAACTCAATCACCGGGTCAAGAACACGCTGGCCATGATCCAGTCGTTGGCTCGCCAGACCCTGCGGCAGAGCCCCGACCCCAAGGCCTTCATCGATGCCTTTTCCGGACGCCTGCGCGCGCTGTCGGATTCCCACGCGGTGCTTTCCGATCGCGACTGGGAGGGGGTGGCGCTTGCCGATCTGGTGCAGATGCAGGTGGGCGAGCAGTTCGATTTCGGCGAGCGCTTCCGTATTTCCGGCCCCGACATTTCGCTGCCGCCCGATCATGCGCTCGGGCTGGGCATCATCCTCAACGAGCTCGTCTCCAACGCCATCCGCTTCGGAGCACTGAGCGTTCCGGGCGGCCATGTCGCCGTCGAATGGGCGTTGCGGCCGGGTCGGCCGCGGCGGGTCGATCTCACCTGGCGCGAGAGTGGCGGCCCGCAGATCGCCGGCCCGGTCGAATACGGCCTGGGTGCCCGCCTCATCGAGCGGAGCCTCGCCAAGGTCCTCGACAGTACCGTCGACCTCCGCTTCCCGCCCGAAGGCGCGCAAGCCAGGATCTCCTTCCCGCTCCCCGACTGA
- a CDS encoding phage holin family protein, with amino-acid sequence MHLLAQFATLFGLEAEALVERAKAQAIIAGAIGFFALIAVAFGLVAAYLGLSLWIGPIWAALAIAGAALLIALIIYAWSRSAEASRKRRETERRRQSEANSLITTAALTAIPMALSSPAIRRVAIPLAALGAVIFFSRREGRSEGEE; translated from the coding sequence ATGCACCTACTCGCGCAGTTCGCAACGCTGTTCGGGCTCGAAGCCGAGGCGCTGGTCGAGCGTGCCAAGGCGCAGGCGATCATCGCCGGCGCCATCGGCTTCTTCGCCCTCATCGCCGTGGCCTTCGGGCTGGTGGCGGCCTATCTCGGCCTCAGCCTCTGGATCGGCCCGATCTGGGCCGCCCTCGCCATAGCCGGCGCGGCGCTCCTCATCGCGCTCATCATCTATGCCTGGTCGCGCTCGGCCGAAGCCAGCCGCAAGCGGCGCGAGACCGAACGCCGCCGCCAGAGCGAGGCAAACAGCCTCATCACCACCGCAGCGCTGACGGCCATTCCGATGGCCCTGTCCTCACCGGCGATCCGCCGGGTGGCCATCCCGCTGGCGGCGCTGGGCGCCGTAATCTTCTTCTCGCGGCGCGAAGGAAGATCGGAGGGGGAGGAGTAG
- a CDS encoding DUF883 family protein: MASTGDLAPSRPTTTRKSSASNGAAKSAALAKREEHLEEMVNRLQDDIKAIAATLARMGNDKVSTATEAAKSEADKMVAKGQRMVDDVSAQAGEFERQLKDTIRERPLTAVASAVGIGFILALLARK, translated from the coding sequence ATGGCCAGCACCGGCGATCTCGCGCCCAGCCGCCCGACCACGACCCGTAAATCGAGCGCCAGCAACGGCGCCGCCAAGAGCGCAGCCCTGGCCAAGCGCGAGGAACATCTCGAAGAGATGGTCAATCGCCTGCAGGACGACATCAAGGCCATCGCCGCCACCCTTGCCCGCATGGGCAACGACAAGGTCTCGACCGCGACCGAAGCGGCCAAGAGCGAGGCCGACAAGATGGTGGCCAAGGGCCAGCGCATGGTGGACGACGTCTCCGCCCAGGCCGGCGAATTCGAACGCCAGCTCAAGGACACGATCCGCGAGCGCCCGCTGACCGCCGTGGCCAGCGCCGTCGGCATCGGCTTCATCCTCGCGCTCCTCGCCCGGAAGTAG
- a CDS encoding DUF3309 family protein gives MSLGTILIILLILILIGAFPSWGYSRGWGYYPSGIVGVILVVVLVLLLMGRI, from the coding sequence ATGAGCCTGGGTACAATCCTCATAATCCTGCTGATCCTCATCCTGATCGGCGCCTTCCCCTCATGGGGATATAGCCGGGGCTGGGGTTACTATCCGTCGGGCATAGTCGGGGTCATCCTCGTGGTGGTCCTCGTGCTGCTCCTGATGGGACGGATTTGA
- a CDS encoding ester cyclase, translated as MMIAASGSAALLLGMARAQADDSPRAVLEGYLAAWNAHDADAAASYFAEDVVYYDASVGRPIQGRAQTKAAVIDNFLNAVPDAAWIMKDEPATEGGKVVFEWEFSGTNTGAWADGTAATGKAFRFLGASVVEVENGKIKLQSDYYDALGFYKQLGLM; from the coding sequence ATGATGATTGCTGCCAGTGGCAGTGCGGCCCTGTTGCTGGGTATGGCCCGGGCTCAGGCGGATGACAGTCCGCGCGCGGTTCTCGAGGGCTACCTCGCCGCCTGGAACGCCCATGATGCAGACGCTGCGGCGAGCTATTTCGCCGAGGATGTCGTCTATTACGACGCCTCGGTCGGGCGCCCCATCCAGGGAAGGGCGCAGACCAAGGCCGCGGTCATCGACAATTTCCTCAATGCCGTACCGGACGCAGCCTGGATCATGAAGGACGAGCCGGCGACCGAAGGCGGCAAGGTGGTCTTCGAGTGGGAATTCTCGGGCACCAATACCGGCGCCTGGGCCGATGGCACGGCGGCCACCGGCAAGGCCTTCCGTTTCCTGGGCGCCTCGGTCGTCGAGGTCGAGAACGGCAAGATCAAGCTGCAGAGCGATTATTACGACGCCCTCGGTTTCTACAAGCAGCTCGGCCTGATGTAG
- a CDS encoding efflux RND transporter permease subunit, which produces MSIQSQNERGGVLAQLFVRRPVLAVVINALIVVAGIAAFFGVEVRELPSVEQPQLSIQTSYSGAAAETVDREITSVVEGAVARVPGVASISSSSSFGNSRVSIGFTDGTNLDNATSDVRDALSRITNRFPDNVDAPTIVKADSNASAIIQLAVTSDTMSIGDLTDLVDNTISERLAAVPGVADVQIYGTQDNVFQVDIDQVKLASLGLTVADVRSALSTVAFDTPTGSINGANQNINVRAVADVNTPQEFENLIIKGKTRLGDVATVVFGPSSAASGLRSDGKQGIGLGIIRQAQSNTVQISQGIHAAVAALQPTLPPGVNVKISSDDSVFINGAIEEVQRSLIIAVVVVVGVIFLFLLDWRATLVPAISMPVALIGAMAGIYLAGFSINILTLLALVLATGLVVDDAIVVLENIVRRRGMGIGPRAAAVLGTQEVFFAVIATTATLAAVFIPLSFLPGQTGRLFREFGFTLAMAVGLSAVVALSLGPMLASRMLKHADDMHGKTGQPGWFHRLLSFIGNLFGGFYRRTLHFCLNNPLPVLVVAVLFAASAYLVFGTLKQELTPTEDRSAIMLRIQAPNTVSLDFTRTEMRKIEDLLQPYRDSGEIQSIFSISGFGSNTSSGFMTLTLAPWDQRHRSQQQIMTEINGLLTQVPGVTARAMSPNSLGIRGGGSGLQFAVAGSDYGQLSDTANKIVAELQKDPRFGRVSSNYDTTQPQLTLTIDREKAAALGIDINGLATTMQAMIDGTNVGDVFINDQSYSVTMMSTTNKVNDPGDLESIFIKTSDGRYVPISTIATLKEAPIAPSLGREQQRRAVSITASLDGLPLGDAYTMARDIAQPLLPEGTTILPLAEARTLGESNNGLLITFGFALVVILLVLAAQFESVWSAVIVMATVPFGLACAVYALLLTGGTLNVYSQIGLILVVGIMAKNGILIVEFANQLRDRGLSVREAVEEASNIRLRPVLMTMIATVLGGLPLVIAHGAGAESRAALGWVIIGGLGPAAVSTLYLTPVAYLFLARFSKPKAEEEHRLQRELDEAHADGSAMEPEAATVLTAKAAE; this is translated from the coding sequence ATGTCGATCCAGTCCCAGAACGAACGCGGTGGTGTCCTGGCGCAGCTCTTCGTGCGCCGCCCTGTGCTGGCCGTGGTGATCAACGCGCTGATCGTGGTCGCCGGCATCGCCGCCTTCTTCGGCGTCGAAGTGCGCGAACTGCCCAGCGTCGAGCAGCCGCAGCTTTCCATCCAGACCTCCTATTCGGGCGCCGCCGCCGAAACCGTCGACCGCGAGATCACCTCCGTGGTCGAGGGCGCAGTGGCCCGCGTGCCGGGCGTGGCCTCGATTTCCTCGAGCTCGTCCTTCGGCAATTCGCGCGTCTCCATCGGCTTCACCGACGGCACCAACCTCGACAACGCCACGTCCGACGTGCGCGACGCGCTCTCGCGCATCACCAACCGCTTCCCGGACAACGTGGACGCGCCCACCATCGTCAAGGCGGATTCCAACGCCAGCGCCATCATCCAGCTCGCCGTGACCTCGGACACGATGAGCATCGGCGACCTGACCGACCTGGTCGACAACACCATCTCCGAACGCCTCGCGGCCGTGCCCGGCGTGGCCGATGTCCAGATCTACGGCACGCAGGACAACGTCTTCCAGGTTGATATCGACCAGGTGAAGCTGGCGAGCCTGGGCCTGACGGTGGCCGATGTGCGCAGCGCGCTGTCGACCGTCGCCTTCGATACCCCGACCGGCTCGATCAACGGCGCCAACCAGAACATCAACGTGCGCGCCGTCGCCGACGTCAACACGCCCCAGGAATTCGAGAACCTCATCATCAAGGGCAAGACCCGGCTGGGCGATGTCGCCACCGTCGTCTTCGGCCCGAGCTCGGCCGCCAGCGGGCTGCGCTCGGATGGCAAGCAGGGCATCGGCCTGGGCATCATCCGCCAGGCGCAATCCAACACCGTCCAGATTTCGCAGGGCATCCACGCCGCCGTCGCCGCCTTGCAGCCGACGCTGCCGCCGGGCGTCAACGTCAAGATTTCGAGCGACGACTCCGTCTTCATCAACGGCGCCATCGAGGAAGTTCAGCGCTCGCTGATCATCGCGGTGGTCGTCGTGGTCGGCGTCATCTTCCTGTTCCTGCTGGACTGGCGCGCGACCCTCGTGCCCGCCATCTCCATGCCGGTGGCCCTGATCGGCGCCATGGCCGGCATCTACCTCGCCGGCTTCTCGATCAACATCCTCACATTGCTCGCGCTCGTGCTGGCGACGGGTCTCGTGGTGGACGACGCCATTGTCGTGCTCGAAAACATCGTCCGACGACGCGGCATGGGTATAGGTCCGCGCGCAGCCGCGGTGCTCGGCACGCAGGAAGTGTTCTTCGCCGTCATCGCGACGACGGCCACGCTCGCCGCGGTCTTCATCCCCCTCTCGTTCCTGCCCGGGCAGACGGGGCGGCTCTTCCGCGAATTCGGCTTCACCCTCGCCATGGCCGTGGGCCTCTCGGCGGTGGTGGCGCTCTCGCTCGGGCCAATGCTGGCTTCGCGCATGCTCAAGCATGCCGACGACATGCACGGCAAGACGGGCCAGCCCGGCTGGTTCCACCGCCTGCTCTCCTTCATCGGCAACCTCTTCGGCGGCTTCTACCGGCGCACGCTCCACTTCTGCCTCAACAACCCGCTGCCCGTGCTGGTCGTGGCCGTGCTCTTTGCCGCCTCGGCCTATCTCGTCTTCGGGACGCTCAAGCAGGAACTGACGCCGACCGAGGACCGCTCGGCCATCATGCTCCGCATCCAGGCGCCCAATACGGTGAGCCTCGACTTCACCCGCACCGAGATGCGCAAGATCGAAGACCTGCTCCAGCCCTACCGGGATTCCGGCGAGATCCAGTCGATCTTTTCCATCTCGGGCTTCGGCTCGAACACCAGCAGCGGCTTCATGACCCTGACGCTGGCCCCGTGGGATCAGCGCCATCGCAGCCAGCAGCAGATCATGACCGAGATCAACGGCCTGCTGACGCAGGTGCCGGGCGTGACCGCCCGCGCCATGTCGCCCAACAGCCTCGGCATCCGCGGCGGCGGCTCGGGCCTGCAGTTCGCGGTGGCCGGCAGCGACTATGGCCAGCTCTCCGACACGGCCAACAAGATCGTGGCCGAACTGCAGAAGGACCCGCGCTTCGGCCGCGTGAGCTCGAACTACGACACGACCCAGCCACAGCTGACCCTCACCATCGACCGCGAGAAGGCGGCAGCGCTCGGCATCGACATCAATGGCCTCGCCACCACCATGCAGGCCATGATCGACGGCACGAATGTCGGCGACGTCTTCATCAACGACCAGAGCTATTCGGTCACGATGATGTCGACCACCAACAAGGTCAACGATCCGGGTGATCTCGAATCGATCTTCATCAAGACGAGCGACGGCCGCTACGTGCCGATCTCGACCATCGCCACCCTCAAGGAAGCTCCGATCGCTCCCTCGCTCGGCCGCGAACAGCAGCGGCGCGCGGTCTCGATCACGGCCAGCCTCGACGGCCTGCCGCTGGGCGACGCCTACACGATGGCCCGCGACATCGCGCAGCCCCTGCTGCCGGAAGGCACGACCATCCTGCCGCTCGCCGAGGCGCGGACGCTGGGCGAATCCAACAACGGCCTCCTCATCACCTTCGGCTTCGCGCTCGTCGTGATCCTGCTGGTGCTGGCGGCGCAGTTCGAGAGCGTGTGGTCGGCGGTGATCGTGATGGCCACCGTTCCATTCGGCCTCGCCTGCGCGGTCTACGCGCTGCTGCTGACGGGCGGGACGCTCAACGTCTACAGCCAGATCGGCCTCATCCTCGTGGTGGGCATCATGGCCAAGAACGGCATCCTCATCGTCGAGTTCGCCAACCAGTTGCGCGACCGGGGCCTCTCGGTACGCGAGGCGGTGGAAGAGGCGTCCAACATCCGCCTGCGTCCGGTGCTGATGACGATGATCGCCACCGTGCTCGGCGGCCTGCCGCTGGTCATCGCCCACGGCGCCGGCGCGGAATCGCGCGCGGCCCTGGGCTGGGTGATCATTGGCGGCCTTGGCCCGGCAGCCGTCTCGACGCTCTACCTGACGCCTGTCGCCTACCTCTTCCTCGCCCGCTTCTCCAAGCCCAAGGCGGAAGAAGAGCATCGCCTCCAGCGCGAGCTGGACGAGGCGCATGCCGATGGTTCCGCCATGGAGCCGGAAGCGGCGACCGTGCTCACCGCCAAGGCGGCCGAGTAG
- a CDS encoding efflux RND transporter periplasmic adaptor subunit gives MLKQLLITIVVVVLAVAGYIFFVPGARENLARIGINLPGDATQQADSQTAGAGGQPRAGQGGQQGAGGQGAGGGQRFGGGGARAITVATKPVTTAIINNKLTAIGDGSAIHSVTVTSPSGGTLTELLVAPGDSVKSGDVIGHLDAQAEQIAFDKASLAAKNAADALARSTELQKSNSVSAAALTAAQLANDQAELDFRNAKLALDRRSIVAPIAGTVGLMQVTPGNYLNANTPVTTIEDDSQLLVTFWVPERFAPLITAGMPVEASATALPGQNFEGKVNAIDNRVDQASRTLQVQALIPNDNKAMRAGMSYSVTLGFPGEQFASVDPLAVQWSAQGPYVWKLADGKVGKGLVQIVQRNSDGVLVTGDVKEGEQVVTEGVLQLSDGAAVRVLGQTPQGQGGDSQNAVAGQGNNGQGAEGQGRQQRNGQPAAAAQQ, from the coding sequence TTGCTCAAGCAACTGCTCATCACCATTGTTGTCGTGGTCCTGGCGGTTGCCGGCTACATTTTCTTCGTGCCCGGTGCGCGTGAAAATCTGGCGCGGATCGGGATCAACCTTCCCGGCGACGCCACCCAGCAGGCCGACAGCCAGACCGCAGGCGCGGGCGGACAGCCGCGCGCCGGCCAGGGCGGCCAGCAGGGCGCAGGCGGCCAGGGTGCCGGCGGCGGCCAGCGCTTCGGCGGTGGCGGCGCGCGCGCCATCACGGTGGCGACCAAGCCGGTGACCACCGCCATCATCAACAACAAGCTCACCGCCATCGGCGATGGCTCGGCCATCCATTCGGTGACGGTGACCTCGCCCTCGGGCGGCACGCTGACCGAGCTGCTTGTGGCGCCGGGCGACAGCGTCAAGTCCGGTGACGTCATCGGCCATCTCGATGCGCAGGCCGAGCAGATCGCCTTCGACAAGGCCTCGCTCGCCGCCAAGAACGCCGCCGATGCGCTGGCGCGCAGCACCGAGCTCCAGAAATCCAATTCGGTTTCGGCCGCCGCGCTGACCGCCGCGCAGCTTGCCAACGACCAGGCCGAGCTCGATTTCCGCAATGCCAAGCTGGCGCTGGATCGCCGTTCGATCGTCGCCCCGATCGCCGGCACAGTCGGCCTGATGCAGGTGACGCCGGGCAACTATCTCAACGCCAATACCCCCGTGACCACCATCGAGGACGACAGCCAGCTTCTCGTCACCTTCTGGGTGCCCGAGCGCTTCGCGCCGCTGATCACCGCCGGCATGCCGGTCGAGGCCAGCGCCACCGCCCTGCCCGGCCAGAACTTCGAGGGCAAGGTCAACGCCATTGACAACCGCGTCGACCAGGCGAGCCGCACCCTGCAGGTGCAGGCGCTCATCCCTAACGACAACAAGGCGATGCGCGCCGGCATGTCCTATTCGGTCACGCTCGGCTTCCCCGGCGAGCAATTCGCCAGCGTCGACCCGCTGGCCGTGCAATGGTCGGCCCAGGGTCCCTATGTGTGGAAGCTCGCCGACGGCAAGGTCGGCAAGGGCCTGGTGCAGATCGTCCAGCGCAACAGCGATGGCGTACTTGTTACCGGCGACGTCAAGGAAGGCGAGCAAGTGGTAACCGAAGGCGTGCTACAGCTTTCCGACGGAGCGGCCGTGCGCGTGCTGGGCCAGACCCCGCAGGGTCAGGGCGGCGACAGCCAGAACGCCGTCGCCGGCCAGGGCAATAACGGCCAGGGCGCTGAGGGCCAGGGCCGCCAGCAGCGGAACGGCCAGCCCGCAGCAGCGGCACAGCAGTAA
- the sseA gene encoding 3-mercaptopyruvate sulfurtransferase, protein MSPAPFVTTEWLAANLHSPSIALVDASWYMPAAKRDPAGEFLQSHLPGAVFFDIDGVADKTTDLPHMLPTPEDFARMVGALGIGSDQTIVVYDESGLFSAPRALWTFRTMGARDVRILEGGGAKWRAEGRPLESGEPKIEPRVFTPHFHPENVRSIAQMRDNLETRARKVLDARPAGRFAGTEPEPRAGIRSGHIPGSGNVPVGLLTENGLLKPAANLQALFAERGVELSQPITTSCGSGITASTLALALEVAGAKDVSVYDGSWTEWGGDASTPVEK, encoded by the coding sequence ATGTCCCCTGCCCCCTTCGTCACTACCGAATGGCTTGCCGCCAACCTCCATTCGCCCTCGATCGCGCTGGTCGATGCGAGCTGGTACATGCCGGCGGCCAAGCGCGATCCGGCCGGGGAGTTCCTCCAGAGCCATCTGCCTGGGGCGGTGTTCTTCGATATCGATGGTGTAGCCGACAAGACCACCGACCTGCCGCACATGCTGCCGACGCCGGAGGATTTTGCGCGCATGGTCGGAGCGCTTGGGATCGGCAGCGACCAGACCATCGTGGTCTACGACGAAAGCGGCCTGTTCTCTGCCCCGCGGGCCTTGTGGACGTTCCGCACCATGGGTGCGCGGGATGTAAGAATCCTCGAAGGCGGCGGCGCGAAGTGGCGCGCCGAGGGCCGGCCGCTGGAAAGTGGCGAGCCGAAGATCGAGCCGCGCGTTTTCACGCCGCACTTCCATCCTGAAAATGTGCGCTCGATTGCCCAGATGCGCGACAACCTCGAAACCAGGGCCCGGAAGGTCCTGGATGCCCGCCCCGCCGGGCGGTTTGCGGGGACGGAGCCGGAGCCACGGGCCGGGATTCGCTCGGGGCATATCCCCGGCAGCGGCAATGTGCCGGTGGGCCTGCTCACCGAAAATGGCCTCCTCAAGCCGGCCGCGAACCTCCAGGCGCTCTTTGCCGAACGCGGCGTCGAACTGTCGCAGCCGATCACTACCTCGTGCGGCTCGGGCATCACCGCCTCGACCCTGGCTTTGGCACTGGAAGTGGCAGGCGCCAAGGACGTTTCGGTCTATGACGGCTCGTGGACGGAATGGGGCGGGGACGCTTCGACCCCGGTCGAAAAGTAG
- a CDS encoding ABC transporter ATP-binding protein produces the protein MAEPFLQIDSIVKKFGENTVIHGVDLAFAKGEFISLLGPSGCGKTTILRMIAGFERPTTGRIIVDGKDITDLNPNQRKIGMVFQAYALFPNMNVADNVAFGLKVAGVGKEERSARVEEMLKLIGLAGYNKRYPFELSGGQQQRVALARALAPRPRMLLLDEPLSALDAKIRVSLRQEIRAIQRDLGITTVFVTHDQEEALSISDRIVVMNAGHVEQVGAPFEIYNRPQTRFVAQFVGTLNTIEATVTDAPSRRISIDGQDAVLATLPADIATNTPISLTLRPEAVSLGKPNGQDIELEGTVSEVNFLGSVIRLRVDLGRNSVNLDTFNDQRTPLPALNERVRVSINSSDVLLLN, from the coding sequence ATGGCCGAGCCGTTCCTCCAGATCGACAGCATCGTCAAGAAATTCGGCGAGAACACCGTGATCCACGGCGTCGACCTCGCCTTCGCCAAGGGCGAGTTCATCTCGCTCCTCGGTCCGTCCGGCTGCGGCAAGACCACGATCCTGCGCATGATCGCCGGCTTCGAACGCCCGACCACGGGCCGCATCATCGTCGACGGCAAGGACATTACCGACCTCAACCCGAACCAGCGCAAGATCGGCATGGTGTTCCAGGCCTATGCGCTCTTCCCCAACATGAACGTCGCCGACAACGTCGCCTTCGGGCTCAAGGTCGCCGGCGTCGGCAAGGAAGAGCGATCGGCACGTGTCGAGGAGATGCTCAAGCTCATCGGCCTCGCCGGCTACAACAAGCGCTACCCCTTCGAGCTTTCGGGCGGCCAGCAGCAGCGCGTGGCACTCGCCCGAGCGCTCGCGCCGCGTCCGCGCATGCTGCTGCTCGACGAACCGCTCTCGGCGCTCGACGCCAAGATCCGCGTCTCGCTCCGCCAGGAAATCCGCGCCATCCAGCGCGACCTCGGCATAACGACCGTGTTCGTGACCCACGACCAGGAAGAAGCGCTTTCGATCTCGGACCGCATCGTGGTGATGAATGCCGGGCACGTCGAACAGGTCGGCGCCCCGTTCGAAATCTACAACCGGCCGCAGACCCGGTTCGTGGCCCAGTTCGTCGGCACGCTCAACACCATCGAGGCCACGGTGACCGATGCGCCTTCGCGGCGGATCTCGATCGACGGGCAGGACGCGGTTCTGGCCACGCTGCCGGCCGACATCGCCACCAACACCCCGATCTCGCTGACCCTGCGGCCCGAGGCGGTGAGCCTGGGCAAGCCGAACGGGCAGGATATCGAACTCGAAGGCACCGTGTCGGAGGTAAACTTCCTCGGCTCGGTGATCCGGCTGCGGGTGGACCTGGGCCGCAATTCGGTGAACCTCGATACGTTCAACGACCAGAGAACGCCGCTGCCTGCACTCAACGAGCGGGTGAGGGTCTCGATCAATTCGAGCGATGTGCTGCTGTTGAATTAG